One window of Paenibacillus sp. FSL K6-3182 genomic DNA carries:
- the codY gene encoding GTP-sensing pleiotropic transcriptional regulator CodY, with product MTLLTKTRTLNRLLQRAAGKALSFREMAEVLCTTIQTNVFVVSRRGKILGCSAVDAFDHDFMRTLSADELRFPQESNVRFLDMQESMTNVKPDLGIYETFPRLGDQEIMTVVPIIGGGDRLGTLVLTRLSGTFDDDDLILAEYGSTIVGMEILRERADEIEQEVRSRAVVAVAVGSLSFSELEAVEHIFEELDGKEGLLVASKIADRVGITRSVIVNALRKLESAGVIETRSLGMKGTYIKILNHQLLQELDKMKR from the coding sequence ATGACTTTACTAACAAAGACTAGAACGCTGAACCGGTTGTTGCAACGCGCAGCTGGCAAAGCGCTGAGTTTCAGGGAAATGGCAGAAGTACTTTGTACAACGATTCAAACCAATGTGTTTGTCGTCAGCCGGAGAGGTAAAATACTTGGCTGCTCCGCAGTAGATGCGTTTGATCACGATTTCATGCGAACGTTATCAGCTGATGAGCTTCGTTTCCCGCAAGAGAGCAACGTTCGGTTTCTTGATATGCAGGAATCGATGACGAATGTGAAGCCAGATTTGGGAATTTATGAAACTTTTCCGCGGTTAGGCGATCAAGAAATTATGACGGTTGTACCTATTATTGGCGGAGGAGATCGTCTAGGTACGTTGGTCCTGACCCGTTTGTCTGGTACTTTCGATGACGATGACCTTATTTTAGCTGAATATGGTTCAACGATTGTTGGCATGGAGATTTTACGGGAGCGCGCGGATGAGATTGAGCAAGAGGTTCGCAGTCGTGCAGTCGTTGCCGTTGCGGTCGGTTCGTTGTCATTTAGTGAATTAGAAGCAGTCGAGCATATTTTCGAGGAGCTCGATGGCAAGGAAGGTTTGCTTGTCGCATCGAAGATTGCTGACCGGGTAGGAATAACTCGTTCAGTTATTGTAAATGCGCTTAGGAAGCTGGAGAGCGCTGGTGTCATAGAAACAAGGTCATTAGGCATGAAAGGCACATACATTAAAATATTAAATCACCAATTATTGCAAGAATTAGATAAGATGAAGCGATAA
- the flgB gene encoding flagellar basal body rod protein FlgB — MNLLNGAAFGRMEGALQAAEMRQRVISNNVANGDTPHFKRSEVLFEELLEQSMGNTQGQLIGKRTNQKHIAIGAGSSNVPIPKLITDETTSMNNNENNVDVDREMSLLAKNQLSYNFYVQQINHEVRMMRTAIEGRA; from the coding sequence GTGAATTTGTTGAATGGCGCAGCATTTGGAAGAATGGAAGGTGCGCTTCAAGCAGCTGAAATGCGGCAGCGCGTCATTTCTAACAATGTGGCAAACGGTGATACGCCGCATTTCAAACGGTCAGAGGTTTTGTTTGAGGAATTATTAGAGCAATCCATGGGAAATACGCAAGGGCAATTGATCGGCAAACGAACGAATCAAAAGCATATTGCTATTGGAGCAGGTTCTTCTAATGTACCTATACCCAAACTTATTACCGATGAAACAACTTCGATGAACAACAATGAAAATAATGTTGATGTCGATCGTGAGATGTCTTTGCTAGCTAAAAACCAATTAAGCTACAACTTTTATGTCCAACAGATTAATCATGAGGTAAGAATGATGCGCACAGCGATTGAAGGGAGAGCTTAA
- the flgC gene encoding flagellar basal body rod protein FlgC: MKLSTGFDISASALSAQRLRMDVISSNIANAETTRGSFVNGQFQPYKRKMVVIEPLQQSFSNVLSQQMNENSTAQGVKVTRIKEDQSPNKLIYNPTHPDADANGYVNMPNVDVTKEMVDMIAATRSYEANVTALNATKSMFIKALEIGK; encoded by the coding sequence ATGAAATTGTCCACAGGGTTTGATATCAGCGCTTCGGCTCTATCAGCACAAAGACTGCGGATGGATGTAATTTCTTCTAATATAGCGAATGCTGAAACGACGAGAGGCAGTTTTGTAAATGGACAATTCCAGCCGTACAAGCGAAAGATGGTTGTCATTGAACCTCTGCAGCAGTCCTTCTCAAATGTGCTTTCTCAGCAAATGAATGAAAACTCCACTGCTCAAGGAGTTAAAGTTACGAGAATTAAAGAGGATCAATCGCCAAACAAGCTCATTTATAATCCAACGCATCCTGATGCTGATGCAAACGGCTATGTAAATATGCCGAATGTGGATGTAACGAAGGAAATGGTAGATATGATTGCAGCTACAAGATCTTACGAAGCAAACGTAACCGCGCTAAACGCTACCAAATCAATGTTTATTAAGGCACTAGAAATCGGAAAGTAA
- the fliE gene encoding flagellar hook-basal body complex protein FliE, whose amino-acid sequence MMIQAMSLSPVQPTKLIETKSVQEATPAQLTQSFGQYLETAINNVSDQEKNVHKLNDKYLIGQVDVSKVLIASEQAQLSLQLTSQVRNKMVEAYQEMMRMQI is encoded by the coding sequence ATGATGATACAAGCGATGTCGCTTAGCCCGGTTCAGCCAACCAAACTCATTGAAACTAAATCGGTTCAAGAAGCGACTCCGGCCCAATTGACGCAATCATTTGGTCAATATTTAGAAACGGCAATTAATAATGTAAGCGATCAGGAAAAGAACGTTCATAAGCTTAACGACAAATACTTAATAGGTCAGGTTGACGTTTCAAAGGTTTTAATTGCTTCTGAGCAGGCGCAACTAAGTTTGCAGCTTACCTCACAAGTCCGCAACAAAATGGTCGAGGCATATCAAGAAATGATGCGGATGCAAATTTAA
- the fliF gene encoding flagellar basal-body MS-ring/collar protein FliF yields the protein MNERIAQFRGRLTQLWSQTGRKQKIWLGASISGLLLAIILLTIVFTRTEYEIAFQGLDTTDAAAIMTYLDGSGIPYQLSNNGKSISVPSTDAARIKVDVGSQGLVQNGSIGFEAFNASSSQFGTTENEFNVKYLNALNGEVQQLLNAMQGVDSSKVLVNLPKESVFLSAEDAEQASASIMMKFVSGYRPSQKEIDGYYNLVKTAVPDLAIKDITISSPQGELIYSDVAGGIANNSDAVESQFVIQRKYEAELKKNIQQFLGTIVGADNLVVQVSSSMNFDKKTSQESVVKPLENNNNNGIIISEQLNNSTSTGNSGDAGGVAGTGETDVPGYEAAATGNNSSESNSTIRNYDVTRINNNIESGPFVLKDLSISIGIEQSQMNDEASRTAIMTYLTALVRAQLADSGQDVTNDALIEKKVALIARTFSGSSSAKDSSLLSTPWIIGIGVAALAIIGGLIFMLARRRKKVAEEEIELVAPAKVEYPTLDLESVNNDSQARKNLETLAKRKPDEFVNLLRTWLVDE from the coding sequence GTGAACGAGAGAATCGCCCAGTTTCGAGGTAGGCTTACACAATTATGGAGCCAGACGGGCAGAAAACAAAAAATTTGGTTGGGGGCATCTATTAGTGGACTATTGTTAGCAATTATTTTGTTAACGATTGTATTTACGAGAACGGAATACGAAATTGCTTTTCAAGGTTTGGATACAACAGACGCAGCTGCTATCATGACTTACTTAGACGGAAGCGGAATACCTTACCAGCTCAGCAACAATGGGAAAAGCATTTCAGTACCGAGCACAGATGCAGCACGAATAAAAGTAGATGTAGGTTCTCAAGGTTTAGTTCAAAACGGTTCCATTGGTTTTGAAGCATTTAATGCAAGCTCAAGCCAGTTTGGTACAACCGAAAATGAATTCAATGTTAAATATTTGAATGCTTTGAACGGTGAGGTTCAACAGTTGCTGAATGCGATGCAAGGTGTGGACAGTTCGAAGGTTTTGGTTAACTTGCCAAAAGAAAGTGTATTTCTTTCTGCAGAAGACGCGGAGCAAGCATCAGCATCGATTATGATGAAATTCGTGTCCGGCTATCGTCCAAGTCAGAAGGAAATCGACGGCTACTACAACCTAGTGAAAACAGCGGTTCCGGATTTGGCAATAAAGGATATTACGATCTCAAGTCCTCAAGGTGAATTAATTTATTCTGATGTTGCTGGCGGAATAGCTAATAATTCAGATGCGGTTGAGTCCCAATTCGTCATTCAGCGCAAATATGAGGCTGAGCTCAAGAAAAATATTCAGCAGTTTCTAGGAACGATCGTTGGAGCTGATAATTTAGTCGTTCAAGTTTCTAGCAGCATGAATTTCGATAAGAAGACATCGCAGGAATCTGTTGTGAAGCCGCTAGAGAATAACAACAATAACGGCATTATCATTAGTGAACAGCTGAATAACAGTACTTCGACTGGCAATTCGGGAGACGCTGGCGGTGTTGCAGGAACCGGAGAGACTGACGTACCGGGCTACGAAGCGGCTGCGACGGGCAACAATTCTTCAGAATCGAACTCGACTATTCGGAATTATGATGTGACGCGAATCAACAACAACATCGAATCCGGACCTTTTGTTTTGAAAGACCTTTCTATTAGTATCGGCATTGAACAGTCACAAATGAATGATGAAGCAAGCAGAACGGCCATTATGACATATTTGACTGCATTGGTGCGCGCACAATTAGCTGATTCTGGTCAAGATGTAACCAATGACGCATTGATAGAGAAAAAAGTTGCTCTTATTGCAAGAACATTTTCTGGAAGCAGTTCTGCTAAGGACTCAAGCCTTCTATCAACACCTTGGATTATCGGAATTGGTGTTGCTGCTCTTGCTATCATTGGCGGACTAATCTTTATGTTAGCACGCAGACGCAAGAAGGTTGCCGAGGAAGAAATCGAATTGGTTGCTCCAGCTAAAGTGGAATATCCAACTCTTGATTTGGAAAGTGTCAACAACGACAGTCAGGCTAGGAAAAATCTTGAAACACTTGCCAAACGAAAACCGGATGAGTTTGTTAACCTTCTTCGCACATGGCTTGTGGATGAATAG
- the fliG gene encoding flagellar motor switch protein FliG has product MQGLSGRQKAAILLITLGPDVSSQIFKHLRDEEIEQLTLEIANVRKVDSSDRETILSEFHQICMAQEYITQGGISYAKDILEKALGEQKALEVINRLTATLQVRPFDFARKAEPTQILNFIQNENSQTIALVLSYLQSEQSSHILSSLPQEKQAEVARRIALMDSTSPEVISQVERVLEQKLSATVTQDYTNAGGIDSIVQILNGVDRGTERTILDALEIQDPELAEEIKKRMFVFEDIVNIDNRSIQRIIRDIENSDLQLALKVASEEVREAIFRNMSKRMAETFKEEMEFMGPVRLRDVEEAQTRIVATIRRLEESGEIIIARGGGDDIIV; this is encoded by the coding sequence ATGCAAGGATTATCTGGTCGACAGAAAGCTGCCATTTTACTTATTACGCTTGGACCTGATGTATCCTCTCAAATATTCAAGCATTTAAGAGATGAAGAAATTGAACAGCTAACACTTGAAATCGCAAATGTCCGTAAAGTGGACAGTAGTGATCGTGAAACGATTTTAAGCGAGTTCCACCAAATCTGTATGGCTCAAGAGTATATCACGCAAGGCGGCATTTCTTATGCCAAAGACATTTTGGAGAAAGCGCTTGGTGAACAAAAAGCTCTTGAAGTTATTAACCGGTTAACGGCAACGCTCCAAGTAAGACCATTTGACTTCGCTAGAAAAGCGGAGCCTACACAAATTTTGAACTTTATTCAAAATGAGAACTCGCAAACGATTGCTTTGGTATTATCGTATTTGCAATCGGAGCAGTCTTCGCACATTCTTTCATCGCTGCCGCAAGAGAAACAAGCAGAGGTTGCAAGGCGAATTGCTCTGATGGATAGCACATCGCCAGAAGTCATTTCGCAGGTAGAAAGAGTGCTTGAGCAAAAACTATCCGCAACCGTTACCCAGGATTACACGAATGCTGGCGGTATCGACTCTATCGTTCAAATATTGAATGGTGTCGATCGCGGGACGGAGCGTACGATTCTCGACGCGCTTGAAATTCAAGATCCAGAGCTTGCAGAAGAAATCAAAAAACGGATGTTCGTGTTCGAGGACATCGTCAATATCGACAATCGCTCCATTCAACGAATCATTCGCGATATCGAGAATTCCGATCTTCAGCTTGCGCTTAAAGTGGCAAGTGAAGAAGTTAGAGAAGCCATCTTCCGCAATATGTCGAAGCGTATGGCCGAAACATTCAAAGAAGAAATGGAATTTATGGGACCAGTGCGGCTTCGTGATGTTGAAGAAGCGCAAACACGCATTGTTGCTACGATTCGCAGATTAGAAGAGTCAGGTGAAATCATCATCGCCCGTGGTGGAGGAGACGATATCATTGTCTAA
- a CDS encoding FliH/SctL family protein encodes MSNLIKSSSVITLDQLKQLEWLHQRNLEINESLDQEEDMEPVPDEETITLRDQILNDAQLYAEERLRDAAEESEKLLAETQQQIDVWWLEKRTEDESASEASRQSGYELGYAEGAAQSEKEMREIWEQKLAEASDVLKTAFQMREQIIQEAEPFLVELSCAIAEKIIGQQLSTAPEMAIELIRKSLSRRREQGVITLCVAPGQLAFVQAAREELHMAIDSQAELQILPDSTVKDNGCVIRSSFGSIDARIDTQLAEIKKELIHLAHHSGEERGQAYDSE; translated from the coding sequence TTGTCTAATTTGATCAAATCTTCGAGTGTGATTACTCTTGATCAATTGAAGCAGCTTGAATGGCTGCATCAAAGGAATCTTGAAATCAATGAATCGCTGGATCAGGAAGAGGATATGGAACCCGTTCCTGATGAAGAAACGATAACTTTGCGAGATCAAATATTAAATGATGCTCAGCTATATGCAGAAGAGAGACTGCGTGATGCAGCAGAAGAAAGCGAAAAGCTTCTTGCTGAAACACAGCAGCAAATCGATGTATGGTGGCTCGAAAAACGTACGGAAGATGAATCAGCATCAGAAGCATCCAGGCAATCAGGCTATGAGCTTGGTTATGCCGAAGGAGCCGCGCAATCCGAAAAGGAAATGCGTGAGATCTGGGAGCAAAAGCTGGCTGAAGCATCGGATGTGCTAAAAACTGCATTCCAAATGAGAGAACAAATCATTCAGGAAGCAGAACCCTTTCTTGTTGAACTAAGCTGTGCGATTGCCGAAAAAATTATTGGGCAGCAGCTATCTACGGCACCTGAAATGGCAATCGAGCTCATTCGCAAATCATTGTCTAGACGCAGAGAGCAAGGAGTTATTACTCTATGTGTTGCACCTGGGCAGCTTGCATTCGTGCAAGCGGCAAGAGAAGAGCTTCATATGGCCATCGATTCACAAGCGGAATTGCAAATTTTGCCTGACTCGACGGTTAAAGACAACGGTTGTGTCATTCGCTCTTCATTTGGCAGCATAGACGCTCGAATTGACACGCAGCTTGCTGAGATCAAAAAAGAATTAATACATCTTGCTCATCATAGCGGCGAAGAACGAGGTCAAGCCTATGATAGTGAATAA
- the fliI gene encoding flagellar protein export ATPase FliI — protein sequence MIVNNLDVLKYIEHLQPLDPVRVNGKVTQVIGLTVESEGPDASIGDVCFIYPSKGAKPIKAEVVGFRDNKVILMPLGDLQSISPGCDVVGTGKPLTVQVGSELLGKVLDGLGNPLDGSFLPRRMPHYSTYNEPSNPLKRPRVVEPLGIGVRAIDGLLTVGRGQRVGIFAGSGVGKSTLLGMIARNTSADVNVIALIGERGREVLEFIEKDLGPEGLSRSVVIVATSDQPALIRMKGALIATSIAEYFRDRGLDVMLMMDSVTRYAMALREVGLAIGEPPATRGYTPSVFAALPKLLERAGTGPTGSITAFYTVLVDGDDMNEPIADAVRGILDGHIVLSRQLAHKGHFPAIDVLASVSRVMKEIVTEEQQDAANELKKMLATYKDSEDLINIGAYQRGSNVEIDMALEFIEPIQSYTKQKTNEKVSLEEAQSRLINDFYRS from the coding sequence ATGATAGTGAATAATCTAGATGTGCTTAAGTATATCGAGCATTTGCAGCCGCTTGATCCCGTTCGGGTCAATGGCAAAGTCACTCAGGTCATCGGCCTAACCGTGGAGTCAGAAGGACCTGATGCGAGCATAGGCGATGTTTGCTTTATTTATCCTTCCAAAGGCGCAAAGCCTATCAAGGCAGAGGTCGTTGGGTTTCGTGATAATAAAGTAATATTAATGCCTCTCGGTGATCTTCAGTCCATTAGCCCGGGCTGTGATGTTGTAGGTACAGGCAAGCCTTTGACTGTTCAAGTCGGATCAGAGCTGCTCGGTAAAGTGCTCGATGGACTTGGAAATCCGCTGGATGGTTCATTTTTGCCAAGGCGTATGCCGCATTATTCTACTTATAATGAACCAAGCAATCCGCTTAAACGTCCGCGCGTCGTTGAACCACTCGGTATCGGTGTAAGAGCGATCGATGGGCTTCTTACCGTCGGGCGTGGTCAGCGTGTTGGCATATTCGCCGGATCCGGTGTAGGGAAAAGTACACTGCTTGGCATGATTGCTCGCAATACTTCAGCTGATGTTAACGTAATTGCGTTGATCGGCGAGCGTGGTCGTGAAGTGCTCGAATTTATCGAGAAGGATCTTGGCCCAGAAGGCTTGTCCCGTTCGGTCGTTATTGTTGCAACTTCAGATCAGCCAGCACTCATTCGCATGAAGGGCGCATTAATTGCGACATCCATTGCTGAATATTTCCGTGATCGCGGTCTGGACGTTATGTTGATGATGGATTCCGTTACAAGGTATGCAATGGCTCTTCGTGAAGTAGGTCTGGCTATTGGTGAACCGCCTGCTACTAGAGGTTACACACCTTCTGTATTCGCTGCGCTGCCAAAGCTTCTGGAACGTGCAGGGACAGGGCCAACAGGCTCGATAACCGCCTTCTACACCGTTCTTGTTGATGGTGATGATATGAATGAACCTATCGCGGATGCTGTCCGCGGAATATTGGATGGTCATATCGTTTTAAGTCGTCAGCTAGCGCATAAGGGTCATTTTCCTGCCATCGATGTTTTAGCTTCTGTCAGCCGTGTTATGAAGGAAATTGTCACAGAAGAACAGCAAGATGCGGCGAATGAACTGAAAAAAATGCTAGCTACATATAAAGATTCGGAAGACCTGATCAATATAGGGGCGTACCAACGAGGATCAAATGTAGAAATTGATATGGCGCTAGAATTTATTGAACCGATTCAGAGCTACACAAAGCAAAAGACCAATGAAAAGGTGAGCTTAGAGGAAGCGCAAAGTCGTTTAATTAATGACTTCTACAGGAGTTGA
- the fliJ gene encoding flagellar export protein FliJ: protein MASFRYTFQKVVDLKSSEKTQAEWILSSAIGALAAEELSLEQLRAKQQEWESKLLESSQTAVPLSELQVIQQYLDYLVTCITSKLKDVLHAQKAVEQSRLKLSDKMKDEKVWLKAKDHARDRFQYAMQIKEQNELDEMASVRFMIPTP from the coding sequence ATGGCATCGTTTCGTTATACTTTTCAAAAGGTTGTTGATTTAAAATCTAGTGAAAAAACACAGGCGGAATGGATTCTTTCATCGGCCATTGGTGCTCTAGCGGCTGAAGAATTGTCGTTAGAGCAATTGCGTGCGAAGCAGCAAGAATGGGAAAGCAAGCTGCTTGAATCTTCACAGACTGCTGTTCCTTTATCTGAGCTTCAAGTTATTCAGCAATATTTGGACTATTTGGTCACTTGCATTACAAGCAAATTGAAAGATGTGTTGCATGCACAGAAGGCGGTTGAGCAAAGCCGACTTAAGCTTTCAGACAAGATGAAAGATGAGAAAGTGTGGCTTAAAGCAAAAGATCATGCGCGTGATCGGTTCCAGTATGCGATGCAAATCAAAGAGCAGAACGAACTAGATGAGATGGCAAGCGTCCGTTTCATGATACCAACCCCATAA
- a CDS encoding MgtE protein — protein MDNEKQGYSTLERIMFLMTPILFAIVLLGVLYTLFNIDFRNKMLEAGNSVPFLKDVLPEPKVAGGPGNDDALKTANMSAKIADLQTQLTAIESELAAANQTKATLEQEVKDLESDNIQLKGVNDDQLLEDEQYQAKIQELASMFSKITPSKAAPILQSMTLDEIVLVFANMRPDDRVRIMEKMNPQTAADAAMKLKDNVQAKDLQIAALQARLDSQKSPTTKPASSVLDQEQLSATFTAMNAKSAAELLIKMIDVSPSKVLRILNAVDNQTRSSIIAEMSGINETTTAKIVAKLMTGS, from the coding sequence ATGGATAATGAAAAGCAAGGCTATAGCACGCTAGAGAGAATTATGTTTTTGATGACACCAATTTTATTCGCAATCGTATTGCTCGGTGTTTTGTACACCTTGTTCAATATTGATTTCCGCAATAAAATGCTGGAAGCCGGAAACTCAGTTCCCTTTCTAAAAGACGTGCTTCCCGAGCCTAAGGTTGCAGGCGGGCCTGGAAATGATGATGCTTTGAAGACAGCGAATATGTCAGCAAAAATTGCAGATTTGCAAACACAGCTTACTGCAATTGAAAGCGAACTGGCAGCTGCGAATCAAACGAAAGCGACGCTTGAGCAAGAAGTAAAGGACTTGGAAAGTGATAACATCCAGCTTAAAGGTGTAAACGATGATCAATTGCTTGAGGATGAGCAGTATCAAGCGAAAATTCAAGAGCTGGCAAGCATGTTTTCCAAAATTACGCCAAGTAAAGCTGCTCCAATCTTGCAAAGTATGACTTTAGATGAAATAGTGCTCGTATTTGCAAATATGCGGCCTGACGATCGAGTGCGCATTATGGAGAAGATGAATCCTCAGACGGCAGCTGATGCAGCGATGAAGCTGAAGGATAACGTGCAGGCAAAGGATTTGCAAATTGCCGCGCTTCAAGCAAGACTTGATTCGCAGAAATCGCCAACAACGAAGCCTGCTTCCTCTGTTCTTGATCAAGAGCAATTAAGTGCAACGTTTACAGCTATGAATGCAAAGAGCGCAGCAGAGCTTCTTATCAAAATGATAGATGTGAGTCCAAGCAAAGTGCTTCGGATATTAAATGCGGTGGACAATCAAACAAGATCATCCATTATTGCAGAAATGTCTGGAATTAATGAAACGACTACAGCAAAAATTGTAGCTAAATTAATGACAGGAAGTTAA
- a CDS encoding flagellar hook-length control protein FliK, whose product MEINISQVAVVQPQAQGTTTGQASGNTSGAAFQKTLVQQINSETAGSTSQTQAAPLVANVSKEAMALVDGATVAPTLTDLMSIIDGLLAQLDATNGEDGKAPLEDDQQLQQLEDVLDQMNALLALLGIPVPVIQQPIGQPTNGEEDSSISLEGKNAVNIKSSLQDTLLQMQVMLQQGTTKLVGQQEPTVLVAQQLKALTAILEGEPVDTTKTHTKSTAFTQQLFTAQNVQQADVSTLLQRLSQQTAHPVLLTTAVQGMEQAIASDVSDSSIELIPQMQLGTNNPDTMRTFTSLVANAAAATSFVVADEFAQSMTGMIVQKFDLTTLNGVSEAKIMLYPEHLGQVDVKITMQNGLLTAIFQTDTAMAKDMLDNQMAQLRSALQAQGLMVDKLEVSQGQSAAQLFQQQHGQGSNQQQSSNRNAVNTDDTVNESQFETEMVQQATIQGLGFGRGINVKA is encoded by the coding sequence ATGGAAATAAACATTTCACAAGTTGCTGTAGTACAACCGCAAGCACAAGGAACAACAACGGGACAAGCGAGCGGCAATACAAGCGGAGCAGCGTTTCAGAAAACGTTAGTGCAGCAAATTAATAGCGAAACCGCTGGCAGCACAAGTCAGACACAAGCTGCACCTTTAGTTGCAAACGTATCTAAGGAAGCTATGGCTTTGGTGGATGGCGCTACTGTAGCACCAACATTAACTGACCTCATGTCAATCATCGATGGTTTGCTAGCGCAATTGGATGCAACTAATGGTGAAGACGGCAAGGCTCCTCTTGAAGATGATCAGCAGCTCCAACAGTTGGAAGATGTGCTTGATCAAATGAATGCTTTACTTGCTCTGCTTGGCATTCCAGTGCCTGTTATTCAACAACCGATTGGTCAACCGACTAACGGTGAGGAAGATTCCTCTATTTCATTAGAGGGGAAAAATGCAGTAAATATCAAATCAAGCCTGCAGGATACGTTGCTGCAAATGCAAGTGATGCTGCAGCAGGGAACAACAAAATTGGTTGGACAGCAAGAGCCAACGGTTTTGGTGGCACAACAGCTTAAGGCGTTAACAGCGATTTTGGAAGGCGAGCCGGTGGATACGACTAAGACTCATACGAAATCGACCGCTTTTACACAACAACTGTTTACGGCTCAAAATGTACAGCAAGCAGACGTTAGTACGCTATTGCAACGACTGTCACAGCAAACTGCCCATCCAGTATTATTAACAACTGCAGTTCAGGGTATGGAGCAGGCAATCGCATCAGATGTATCTGACTCTTCTATTGAATTGATTCCGCAAATGCAGCTTGGAACAAACAATCCGGATACAATGCGGACGTTTACTTCTCTTGTTGCTAATGCAGCAGCAGCTACATCATTTGTTGTCGCTGATGAATTTGCCCAATCCATGACAGGTATGATCGTACAGAAATTTGATCTTACAACATTGAATGGCGTTTCAGAAGCGAAGATCATGTTATACCCTGAACATTTAGGGCAAGTAGACGTTAAAATAACGATGCAAAATGGACTTCTAACCGCGATCTTCCAAACGGATACGGCAATGGCCAAGGACATGCTGGATAATCAAATGGCTCAACTGCGGTCAGCACTTCAAGCACAAGGCCTTATGGTAGATAAGCTTGAGGTTTCGCAAGGTCAATCAGCTGCGCAGCTGTTTCAACAGCAGCATGGACAAGGAAGCAACCAGCAGCAGTCATCTAATCGTAATGCTGTGAACACTGACGATACTGTGAATGAGTCTCAATTTGAAACCGAAATGGTTCAACAAGCGACAATTCAGGGTCTTGGATTTGGCAGAGGCATCAACGTTAAAGCGTAG
- a CDS encoding flagellar hook capping FlgD N-terminal domain-containing protein has product MADSVSTRVVWPNYSKENVQAAANKKNTDTLGKDQFLSILVTQLRNQDPMQPLQDKEFIAQMAQFTSVEQLMNMSTELSLMRQNIGSASSLIGKTIEWNEYDDAGAIKTAKGVVDSIISKDGLLYARVGGAEIALDYVNSISETTGETPPPEDSTGEDNGVDKNPSDPAGAEEGADK; this is encoded by the coding sequence ATGGCAGATAGCGTTTCTACTCGCGTAGTTTGGCCGAATTACAGCAAAGAGAATGTACAAGCTGCAGCAAACAAAAAAAACACGGATACGCTTGGAAAAGATCAATTTCTAAGTATTCTAGTTACGCAGCTTCGCAACCAGGATCCTATGCAGCCGCTTCAGGATAAAGAGTTCATCGCTCAGATGGCGCAATTTACTTCTGTAGAGCAGCTGATGAATATGTCCACCGAGCTATCTTTAATGCGTCAAAACATTGGTTCAGCATCCAGCTTGATCGGTAAAACGATTGAATGGAATGAATATGATGATGCTGGTGCAATCAAGACCGCCAAAGGCGTAGTTGATTCCATTATTTCGAAGGATGGTCTCCTTTATGCAAGGGTAGGCGGAGCTGAGATTGCTCTTGATTATGTCAACTCTATCTCGGAAACAACGGGTGAAACACCACCGCCAGAGGATTCTACAGGGGAAGATAACGGCGTAGACAAGAATCCTTCGGATCCAGCTGGCGCTGAGGAAGGGGCTGATAAATAA
- a CDS encoding TIGR02530 family flagellar biosynthesis protein yields the protein MSEGIKIGHIFPVKSTPLQPSKTVANRTAQPSEFQEILNGKVLKFSHHAEVRMQQRGINLQPESLTKIMNAVEEAASKGAQDSLIVFRDIAMIVNVPSRTVVTAMDGAQMRSNVFTQIDSAIILS from the coding sequence ATGAGTGAAGGCATAAAAATCGGTCATATTTTCCCGGTTAAGTCGACACCTCTGCAGCCTAGCAAGACAGTTGCCAATCGTACAGCTCAACCATCTGAATTTCAAGAAATACTTAATGGCAAGGTTTTAAAGTTTAGTCATCATGCCGAGGTTAGAATGCAGCAGCGAGGCATTAACTTGCAACCAGAGTCATTAACCAAAATAATGAATGCGGTCGAAGAGGCTGCATCCAAAGGCGCTCAGGATTCATTAATCGTTTTCCGAGACATTGCAATGATTGTGAATGTCCCAAGCCGTACAGTTGTGACTGCAATGGATGGCGCGCAAATGCGAAGCAACGTATTTACGCAAATAGACAGCGCTATTATATTATCGTAA